A window of the Methanoregula sp. genome harbors these coding sequences:
- a CDS encoding Lrp/AsnC family transcriptional regulator — MDDPVDEALKLIQSKPEGVLQSELWKELGVDSRKCSRIVKKLEEGELIDRIEFKKDGIKTYLLKARQMPVNPSDLLAGDELIPCIGCELECVVEECHPLMDWMYQLAIVQHTEE, encoded by the coding sequence GTGGACGATCCTGTTGATGAAGCACTGAAACTAATTCAGTCAAAACCTGAAGGCGTTCTTCAGAGCGAGCTCTGGAAAGAGCTGGGTGTTGATAGCCGGAAGTGCTCGCGTATTGTCAAGAAACTCGAAGAGGGCGAACTCATCGACCGGATCGAATTCAAAAAGGACGGGATCAAGACCTACCTCCTTAAAGCCCGGCAGATGCCGGTCAATCCCTCCGACCTGCTGGCAGGAGATGAATTAATCCCGTGTATCGGTTGCGAGCTGGAGTGCGTTGTCGAAGAATGCCACCCGCTCATGGACTGGATGTACCAGCTGGCGATCGTCCAGCATACCGAGGAATAA
- a CDS encoding LSM domain-containing protein, translated as MVNGIVLPIKKVFALVDSKISVEIKDEGRKLQGRLVAVDEYLNIHMDETIEFVDNQRGRSLGTVVIRGNNILTIAPVI; from the coding sequence ATGGTTAACGGAATTGTTTTGCCGATAAAAAAAGTGTTTGCGCTTGTGGATTCAAAAATATCCGTAGAGATCAAAGACGAAGGCAGGAAACTGCAGGGCCGTCTCGTTGCTGTGGATGAGTATCTCAATATCCACATGGACGAGACGATCGAGTTTGTAGATAACCAGCGGGGCAGGAGCCTTGGAACCGTTGTAATCCGGGGCAACAATATCCTGACCATCGCACCGGTTATCTGA
- a CDS encoding class 1 fructose-bisphosphatase: MILKDFLVRAGTEKNLMELILFLGKQAQQVKKGFFCSIRKTPADEQTKNMYGEEQMALDMYADDVFISGLQQTRLVRYIATEEQHKIIEVEDAKNNFGIVIDPLDGSSLIDVNLCTGSIIGIYPGHVLEKGATMIAAVYILYGPLTTLTFTTGKGVHEFAEDGTGEFFLRHQDLKIPEGKIYAPGALRRDYLPAHARWIEHLEHSGYKLRFSGCFVADVHQILHKGGVFTYPGFKGRERGKLRLLYEANPMGKIIAEAGGAISNGKGDILDIQPKGIDDVTPIYIGCKEEIRLIEKFMLDG; this comes from the coding sequence ATGATACTCAAAGATTTCCTTGTCCGTGCAGGAACAGAAAAAAACCTGATGGAGTTAATTCTTTTTTTAGGAAAACAGGCTCAACAGGTGAAGAAAGGATTTTTCTGTTCAATCAGGAAAACCCCGGCAGATGAACAGACCAAAAACATGTACGGCGAAGAGCAGATGGCTCTCGATATGTACGCTGATGATGTGTTCATTTCAGGATTACAGCAGACGCGGCTTGTCCGTTATATCGCAACGGAAGAACAGCATAAGATCATCGAAGTTGAAGATGCGAAGAACAATTTCGGGATTGTCATCGATCCCCTGGATGGATCATCGCTTATTGATGTAAACCTCTGCACGGGTTCCATCATCGGCATCTATCCCGGCCATGTCCTTGAAAAGGGCGCAACAATGATTGCTGCCGTCTATATCCTCTACGGCCCTCTGACAACCCTGACATTTACCACCGGCAAGGGAGTTCATGAATTCGCTGAAGACGGTACGGGTGAATTTTTCTTAAGGCACCAGGATCTCAAAATTCCGGAAGGGAAGATATATGCACCCGGCGCCCTGAGGAGGGATTACCTCCCTGCACATGCACGGTGGATTGAACATCTTGAGCATTCTGGATATAAGCTCCGGTTCAGTGGCTGTTTTGTTGCCGATGTCCATCAGATTCTCCATAAGGGAGGTGTATTTACCTATCCCGGCTTCAAAGGAAGGGAACGGGGAAAACTAAGATTATTATATGAAGCAAACCCCATGGGAAAAATCATCGCCGAAGCGGGAGGGGCAATCAGCAATGGAAAGGGCGATATCCTGGATATCCAGCCTAAAGGTATCGACGATGTCACACCTATTTATATCGGGTGTAAAGAAGAGATCCGGCTGATTGAAAAGTTTATGCTTGATGGGTGA
- the fbp gene encoding fructose-1,6-bisphosphate aldolase/phosphatase, giving the protein MPKTTISVIKADVGSFPGHSRTHPKLLEKAAKMLKDQKGKLLIDCLVTHCGDDLELIMTHTHGVDNEKVHKLAWDVFMECTKIAKSMKLYGAGQDMLSDAFSGNVKGLGPGVAEMEFEERASDPVLIFMADKTEPGAWNFFLYKIFADPFNTSGLVIDPSMRKGFIFEVHDLMEKRMIMFKCPEEIYSLLAYIGAPSRYVIKHVFTRDGVIAASSSTQRLSLIAGRYVGKDDPVMIVRSQSGFPAVGEVLEPFCTPVLVAGWMRGSHHGPFMPVGLCDANMTRFDGPPRVICFGFQICNGELIGPADMFDDPAFDRVRSRCNDLADIIRSQGPFEPHRLSLEEMEYTTLPAVEKDLRARWAPIPE; this is encoded by the coding sequence ATGCCAAAAACCACTATTTCTGTTATTAAAGCAGATGTGGGAAGTTTTCCCGGTCACTCCCGCACCCACCCGAAACTTCTGGAAAAAGCGGCAAAGATGCTCAAGGACCAGAAAGGCAAGCTCCTCATTGACTGCTTAGTCACTCACTGTGGGGATGATCTCGAGCTGATCATGACCCATACGCATGGCGTTGACAATGAGAAAGTCCACAAGCTGGCATGGGACGTGTTCATGGAATGCACCAAAATTGCCAAGAGCATGAAACTCTACGGCGCAGGACAGGACATGCTCTCGGATGCATTTTCCGGAAATGTCAAAGGTCTCGGGCCCGGCGTCGCAGAAATGGAATTTGAAGAGCGGGCAAGTGATCCCGTTCTTATTTTTATGGCAGATAAGACCGAGCCGGGTGCATGGAACTTCTTCCTGTACAAGATTTTTGCCGATCCCTTCAATACTTCCGGGCTGGTAATAGACCCTTCGATGCGCAAGGGTTTCATTTTCGAGGTCCATGACCTCATGGAAAAGCGCATGATCATGTTCAAATGCCCCGAAGAGATCTACAGTCTTCTTGCATATATCGGGGCACCGTCACGGTACGTTATCAAGCACGTGTTTACCCGGGATGGTGTGATTGCAGCTTCCAGCAGCACCCAGCGCCTGAGCCTGATTGCGGGAAGGTATGTGGGTAAGGACGATCCGGTCATGATTGTCCGCTCTCAGAGTGGTTTTCCTGCGGTTGGTGAAGTGCTCGAACCCTTCTGCACACCGGTACTTGTGGCCGGCTGGATGCGGGGATCACACCATGGCCCTTTTATGCCCGTAGGTCTGTGTGATGCAAACATGACGCGGTTCGACGGTCCACCCCGGGTCATCTGCTTCGGGTTCCAGATTTGCAACGGCGAACTGATTGGCCCTGCAGATATGTTTGATGACCCGGCATTTGACCGGGTCCGCTCCCGGTGCAATGATCTTGCCGATATCATCCGATCACAAGGGCCCTTTGAACCCCATCGTCTTTCATTAGAGGAAATGGAGTACACCACCCTGCCTGCCGTTGAAAAAGATCTCAGGGCACGCTGGGCGCCGATTCCCGAATAA
- a CDS encoding class II fructose-bisphosphate aldolase translates to MTKNTFGPIPGSTILKGISGRKAIIMAANIRIATVAQGIFKAAKDTDSALFMELARSECDLSGGYTGFTPKTFSEKMNEAAKAAQCDIWALHADHISIKTGNPAEIDGTKQLIDAQIAAGYTSFAIDASHLFNFEGKTVREELEKNIQATTDLALYITKRMNGKEFGLEVEVGEIGRKDGHGLILTRPEEAVEFIKALQENGVYPHVLAIANGSTHGHVYDDKGNVVEQLSIDIPQTQAVAKALRDNHLHVGIAQHGITGTPRDLINQHFPKGDIIKGNVGTFWQDVVFATLKVYEPALYKSIQEWTLGKYRPLNPGKTDTQIFDGNCKFAIKEFFKELYAVDGDTEQAIEAMAYAESLVFFKAFSSYGSASLVRKSINKKST, encoded by the coding sequence ATGACTAAGAATACTTTTGGCCCAATCCCCGGTTCGACAATATTGAAAGGCATTTCCGGCCGGAAAGCAATAATTATGGCTGCGAATATCCGGATTGCTACTGTCGCACAGGGGATTTTTAAAGCAGCGAAAGATACCGATTCTGCACTATTTATGGAGCTTGCCAGGTCTGAATGTGACCTGAGCGGAGGGTATACCGGGTTCACCCCAAAAACATTCTCAGAAAAGATGAATGAAGCTGCAAAGGCAGCACAGTGTGATATATGGGCTCTTCATGCGGATCATATATCGATTAAAACCGGAAATCCTGCCGAGATCGATGGAACGAAACAGTTGATCGATGCACAGATCGCTGCTGGATACACATCTTTTGCCATTGATGCCTCCCACCTCTTCAATTTTGAAGGAAAAACCGTAAGGGAAGAACTTGAAAAGAATATCCAGGCGACCACGGATCTGGCCCTTTACATCACAAAACGGATGAATGGAAAGGAGTTCGGTCTTGAAGTGGAAGTCGGTGAAATTGGGAGAAAAGACGGCCACGGGCTCATTCTTACGAGACCGGAAGAAGCGGTTGAATTTATCAAAGCATTACAGGAAAACGGGGTTTATCCCCATGTGCTTGCGATTGCCAATGGCAGCACGCACGGGCACGTATATGATGACAAGGGAAATGTCGTTGAACAACTTTCCATCGATATCCCGCAGACGCAGGCCGTTGCCAAAGCATTGCGGGATAATCACCTGCATGTCGGCATAGCCCAGCATGGGATCACCGGTACTCCCCGGGATCTCATCAACCAGCACTTCCCGAAAGGAGATATCATAAAAGGAAATGTCGGGACCTTCTGGCAGGATGTTGTATTCGCCACATTAAAAGTGTATGAACCTGCACTCTACAAAAGTATCCAGGAATGGACGCTTGGCAAATACCGGCCGTTAAACCCCGGCAAAACGGACACGCAGATATTTGACGGGAACTGCAAATTTGCCATAAAAGAATTTTTCAAGGAGCTCTATGCGGTTGACGGCGATACCGAACAGGCAATTGAAGCCATGGCCTATGCGGAAAGTCTTGTCTTTTTTAAAGCGTTCAGTTCCTATGGTTCCGCATCTCTTGTCAGAAAATCCATAAATAAAAAATCAACGTAA